A DNA window from Janibacter sp. A1S7 contains the following coding sequences:
- a CDS encoding ABC transporter ATP-binding protein yields MLLQVRDLSKTFGGLDAVKGVDLDVPEGQVTAIIGPNGAGKSTLFNLLAGFYRPTSGTVTFDGADITGQKPHRTVRAGIARTFQTTHLFDGATVLENVLAACVVRGRSNPLDAVLHTPRYRRDEKANHEKSMEELDFVGAAHLRDELASTLPQETQKRISIALALATEPRLLLLDEPAAGTTDEETESFGDLIRQIVARGISVCLVEHKMSMVMNLADQIVVLDHGQRIALGSPEEIKRDPLVIEAYLGVDTRTTGAPS; encoded by the coding sequence ATGCTGCTCCAGGTACGCGACCTCAGCAAGACGTTCGGTGGTCTCGACGCGGTCAAGGGCGTCGACCTCGACGTCCCGGAGGGGCAGGTCACGGCCATCATCGGACCGAACGGTGCCGGCAAGTCGACCCTGTTCAACCTGCTCGCGGGCTTCTACAGACCGACATCCGGGACCGTGACCTTCGACGGAGCGGACATCACCGGACAGAAGCCCCACCGGACGGTCCGTGCAGGGATCGCCCGGACCTTCCAGACGACGCACCTCTTCGATGGCGCCACCGTGCTCGAGAACGTCCTGGCCGCCTGTGTCGTACGGGGTCGGTCCAATCCCCTGGACGCAGTGCTGCACACACCGCGGTACCGCCGTGACGAGAAGGCGAACCACGAGAAGTCGATGGAGGAACTGGACTTCGTGGGCGCCGCCCACCTGCGCGACGAACTCGCCTCGACTCTCCCGCAGGAGACACAGAAGCGCATCTCGATCGCCCTGGCCCTGGCCACCGAGCCGCGGCTGCTGCTCCTGGACGAGCCGGCTGCCGGGACGACCGACGAGGAGACCGAGTCCTTCGGCGATCTCATCCGGCAGATCGTCGCGCGTGGGATCTCGGTCTGCCTCGTCGAGCACAAGATGTCCATGGTGATGAACTTGGCCGACCAGATCGTCGTCCTCGACCACGGCCAGCGCATCGCCCTGGGTAGCCCGGAGGAGATCAAGAGGGACCCGCTCGTCATCGAGGCGTACCTCGGGGTCGATACGAGAACGACAGGAGCGCCATCATGA
- a CDS encoding ABC transporter ATP-binding protein has translation MMTITGLSAGYGAGNVLHSVDVTAPTGELTVVLGSNGAGKSTLFRAVSGVLRPSGGRVDFAGEDTTRSSTAALVRKGLAHCPEGRHLFPRMSVEKNLVLGAYTGRRHKDRVRTLLDRTYELFPVLKDKRTQSAGSLSGGQQQMAAIGRALMSDPRMLILDEPSMGLAPLITQQVFDAIVGINKEGIGVLLAEQNATSALRIASSGYVMAEGRIVLSGAAAVLAGDPAVQQAYLGV, from the coding sequence ATGATGACCATCACCGGACTCAGTGCCGGCTACGGCGCGGGCAACGTCCTGCACTCCGTCGACGTCACTGCCCCGACGGGTGAGTTGACGGTCGTCCTCGGGTCGAACGGAGCGGGCAAGTCGACGCTCTTTCGCGCCGTCAGTGGAGTGCTCCGACCGTCCGGTGGGCGAGTCGACTTCGCGGGTGAGGACACCACGAGGAGCAGCACGGCTGCGCTGGTGCGCAAGGGACTGGCGCACTGCCCCGAAGGGCGGCACCTCTTCCCGCGCATGTCGGTGGAGAAGAACCTCGTGCTGGGGGCGTACACCGGCCGCCGGCACAAGGACCGCGTCCGAACCCTCTTGGACCGGACCTACGAATTGTTCCCGGTGCTCAAGGACAAGCGGACCCAGTCGGCCGGGTCCCTGTCGGGGGGGCAGCAGCAGATGGCGGCCATCGGCCGCGCCCTGATGTCCGACCCGAGGATGTTGATCCTCGACGAGCCGTCCATGGGGTTGGCACCCCTGATCACACAGCAGGTCTTCGATGCCATCGTCGGGATCAACAAGGAGGGCATCGGCGTGTTGCTGGCCGAGCAGAATGCGACCTCTGCCCTGCGAATCGCCTCGTCGGGCTATGTCATGGCCGAAGGGCGGATCGTCCTGTCCGGCGCCGCCGCAGTCCTCGCGGGGGACCCGGCCGTGCAGCAGGCATACCTCGGGGTCTAG
- a CDS encoding IS481 family transposase, translating into MSHSNARLTVRGRQLLVERVCEQGWAVAHAAKAQGVSRQCAHRWINRFRQEGPAGLHERSSRPHHCPRQTPVEIEEQIVATRRQERRGQDWLGPELDVPARTVSRVLRRHGVPYLRECDPLTGEVIRASKTTAVRYERERPGELTHVDVKKIGKIPHGGGWKAHGRAMGSTAAKKRARIGYDYVHSMVDDHCRLAYSEILPDEKGRTCAGFIKRAAAYFADHGITTIERVMTDNHFSYRNSHDVREAMEELGATHKFIRPHCPWQNGKVERFNRTLQTEWAYREVFTSNDQRCAALAPWLEHYNTERRHTALGGHTPTSRLSPT; encoded by the coding sequence GTGTCCCACAGTAATGCCCGACTGACCGTGCGTGGTCGTCAGTTGTTGGTGGAGCGGGTCTGCGAGCAGGGGTGGGCTGTGGCCCACGCCGCCAAGGCCCAAGGCGTTTCCCGCCAGTGCGCCCACCGGTGGATCAACCGGTTCCGTCAGGAAGGCCCGGCCGGTCTGCACGAGCGTTCCTCGCGTCCGCACCACTGCCCGCGCCAGACCCCGGTCGAAATCGAAGAGCAGATCGTGGCCACCCGCCGCCAGGAACGTCGTGGCCAGGACTGGCTCGGTCCCGAGCTCGACGTGCCCGCCCGTACCGTCTCTCGGGTCCTACGACGCCATGGCGTGCCCTACCTGCGCGAGTGCGACCCGCTGACCGGGGAAGTCATCCGCGCGTCGAAGACCACTGCCGTGCGCTACGAACGCGAGCGTCCGGGCGAGTTGACCCACGTCGATGTGAAGAAGATCGGCAAGATCCCCCACGGTGGTGGGTGGAAGGCCCACGGACGGGCAATGGGTTCCACCGCGGCGAAGAAAAGGGCCCGCATCGGCTACGACTACGTCCACTCGATGGTCGATGACCACTGCCGGCTGGCCTACAGCGAGATCCTGCCCGACGAGAAAGGGCGCACCTGCGCCGGGTTCATCAAGCGCGCAGCCGCGTACTTCGCCGACCACGGCATCACCACGATCGAGCGGGTGATGACCGACAACCACTTCTCCTACCGCAACTCCCACGACGTGCGCGAGGCGATGGAGGAACTGGGCGCCACACACAAGTTCATCCGGCCCCACTGCCCCTGGCAGAACGGCAAGGTGGAGCGGTTCAACCGCACCCTGCAGACCGAATGGGCCTACCGAGAAGTCTTCACCAGCAACGACCAACGCTGCGCTGCCCTTGCGCCCTGGCTCGAGCACTACAACACTGAACGCCGCCACACCGCACTCGGCGGTCACACCCCGACCAGCCGACTGTCACCAACGTGA
- a CDS encoding enoyl-CoA hydratase-related protein, translating into MSDPSTAADHVLYDVTEGVATITLNRPDRRNAMSRPMLEGLSRFLEQAEQDPAVRALVLTGAGRAFCAGGDVRDFDEQGGEGGGATEVDPVAVAEQLQNQEETVARIHRFPKPVIASLPGAAAGAGLGLALAADLRIGTPRTVVATAFAAVALSGDYGVAWLLTHLVGPAKARELLMLNPRLDGQASLDLGLLNRLVAEDELVEQTRVLARRLADGPTLALAHIKRNLLEAPQQTLSESMAAEVPRHKECGLSADHVEAARAFVEKRPPVFGR; encoded by the coding sequence ATGAGTGACCCGTCCACCGCCGCCGACCACGTCCTGTACGACGTCACCGAGGGCGTCGCCACGATCACCCTCAACCGCCCCGACCGCCGCAACGCCATGTCCCGGCCCATGCTCGAGGGGCTGAGCCGTTTCCTGGAGCAGGCCGAGCAGGACCCTGCGGTCCGCGCGCTCGTCCTCACCGGCGCCGGCCGCGCGTTCTGTGCCGGCGGTGACGTCAGGGACTTCGACGAGCAGGGCGGCGAAGGGGGCGGGGCCACCGAGGTCGACCCGGTCGCCGTGGCCGAGCAGCTGCAGAACCAGGAGGAGACCGTTGCCCGGATCCACCGGTTCCCGAAACCGGTCATCGCCTCCCTCCCCGGAGCCGCAGCCGGCGCCGGTCTGGGTCTCGCGCTGGCCGCGGACCTGCGCATCGGGACGCCGCGCACGGTCGTGGCCACTGCCTTCGCAGCCGTGGCGCTCTCCGGCGACTACGGCGTCGCCTGGCTCCTGACCCACCTCGTCGGCCCGGCCAAGGCCCGCGAGCTGCTCATGCTCAACCCACGTCTGGACGGTCAGGCCAGCCTGGACCTGGGGCTGCTGAACCGACTGGTGGCCGAGGACGAGCTGGTCGAGCAGACCCGTGTCCTGGCCCGCCGACTCGCCGACGGCCCGACCCTCGCGCTGGCCCACATCAAGCGCAACCTGCTCGAGGCACCGCAGCAGACGCTGTCCGAGTCCATGGCCGCCGAGGTTCCGCGGCACAAGGAGTGCGGCCTGTCCGCCGATCACGTCGAGGCGGCGCGCGCCTTCGTGGAGAAGCGTCCACCCGTCTTCGGCCGCTGA
- a CDS encoding MFS transporter has translation MVESALPRAEAHRGALATALAALFGVTGLGSAAVAVSLPVIALDLDVTPGRAALVVSCYSLALAVGSGIFGRLADIHGIRAPLVLGLWVMVAAACAGALADSLPTLITARVMQGLGAAAVPALTLAAVQAIFHGDGRARAMATYASVGATVNVLGPVVGAALVGSLGWRPVVAIPVVALALLPLVRRDLPTTRQPGATLDVGGAALIAIAASGAVLSLQVATLGPVVAALGLVALLTATPVAVLRARRHPEGVLPLAMITDSGARTSLLTAVSLSSSWFGMLVAIPTALVAAGWPILHVGLLLIPCAALGLLAPRLTAPLLLRLGAAHAQRVAGLGVLSALALAALGIALTSPYPLVLATLVLMTSFGLGQPAMTMLVAESVPTRGRGGALGLLTLVFLLGGSLGAAAVGGLGGVIGFDGAVLVLALVPLTAVVALTRHTASTHPHPEEHHE, from the coding sequence ATGGTCGAGTCCGCCCTCCCCCGGGCAGAGGCCCATCGGGGCGCTCTGGCGACCGCCCTCGCCGCGCTCTTCGGCGTGACGGGGCTCGGCAGTGCCGCGGTGGCCGTGTCGCTGCCGGTCATCGCCCTCGACCTGGACGTCACGCCCGGACGAGCCGCTCTCGTCGTCAGCTGCTACTCGCTGGCCCTGGCCGTCGGCAGCGGCATCTTCGGTCGACTCGCGGACATCCACGGCATCCGCGCCCCCCTGGTCCTGGGCCTGTGGGTCATGGTGGCGGCCGCGTGCGCGGGGGCACTCGCGGACAGCCTCCCGACGTTGATCACCGCCCGCGTGATGCAGGGTCTGGGCGCGGCGGCGGTACCCGCCCTGACACTGGCGGCAGTCCAGGCGATCTTCCATGGCGACGGACGAGCCCGGGCGATGGCGACGTATGCCTCCGTGGGGGCCACGGTCAACGTGCTCGGGCCCGTCGTGGGGGCGGCCCTCGTCGGCTCCCTCGGCTGGCGACCCGTTGTCGCGATCCCCGTCGTGGCACTGGCCCTGCTGCCCCTGGTGCGACGGGACCTGCCGACGACCCGCCAACCCGGCGCAACCCTCGATGTGGGCGGAGCCGCTCTCATCGCCATCGCGGCCAGCGGTGCCGTGCTGTCCCTCCAGGTCGCCACCCTGGGCCCGGTCGTGGCCGCCCTGGGTCTGGTTGCCCTGCTCACGGCCACACCCGTCGCCGTGCTGCGCGCGCGCCGCCACCCCGAAGGCGTCCTGCCGCTGGCCATGATCACCGACAGCGGCGCCCGCACGAGCCTGCTCACCGCCGTCAGTCTCTCCTCGTCGTGGTTCGGCATGCTCGTGGCCATCCCCACGGCCCTCGTCGCGGCCGGGTGGCCGATCCTGCACGTCGGGCTGCTGCTCATCCCCTGCGCCGCGCTCGGGCTGCTCGCCCCGCGCCTGACGGCTCCGCTGCTGCTGCGCCTGGGCGCGGCGCACGCCCAGCGGGTCGCCGGCCTGGGCGTCCTGTCCGCCCTGGCCCTGGCCGCGCTCGGGATCGCGCTCACCTCGCCCTATCCGCTCGTGCTCGCCACGCTGGTGCTGATGACCTCCTTCGGTCTGGGGCAGCCGGCGATGACGATGCTCGTCGCCGAGTCGGTCCCCACCCGAGGACGAGGCGGGGCGCTGGGCCTGTTGACCCTCGTCTTCCTGCTGGGCGGGAGCCTCGGCGCGGCCGCCGTGGGCGGCCTCGGCGGGGTGATCGGCTTCGACGGGGCCGTGCTCGTTCTGGCTCTCGTCCCCCTGACCGCCGTGGTCGCCCTGACCCGACACACCGCATCCACCCATCCCCACCCCGAGGAGCACCATGAGTGA
- a CDS encoding HAD family hydrolase — protein sequence MALSSSPIMDADDAPRRSAVLIDFGGVLTVPLRQAFTELGADLGVDADTALRVLATHEGARRALGEHEIGRLDDEGFEDAFAAALTDAGGRDVEPRGLLTRLGAHMELDESMIDLVRDLRAAGVPVALVSNSLGRDSYARIDLDELFDVTVISGRVGVRKPSRRIYAIACEQLGVEPDECLLVDDLEHNLVGAARLGIEGIHHHRADETIVAVRKALGLAVNTPTT from the coding sequence ATGGCCCTGTCCTCCTCGCCCATCATGGACGCCGACGACGCACCGCGACGCTCGGCCGTCCTCATCGACTTCGGCGGCGTGCTCACGGTGCCCCTGCGGCAGGCCTTCACCGAGCTCGGTGCCGACCTGGGGGTCGACGCCGACACCGCCCTTCGCGTGCTGGCCACCCACGAGGGCGCCCGGCGCGCACTCGGCGAGCACGAGATCGGACGTCTGGACGACGAGGGCTTCGAGGACGCCTTTGCCGCGGCGCTGACCGACGCCGGCGGACGCGACGTCGAGCCGCGTGGTCTGCTGACCCGTCTGGGTGCCCACATGGAGCTGGATGAGTCGATGATCGACCTGGTGCGCGACCTGCGCGCGGCAGGTGTCCCCGTGGCCCTCGTCTCCAACTCGTTGGGCCGGGACAGCTATGCGCGCATCGACCTCGACGAGCTCTTCGACGTGACCGTGATCTCCGGCCGGGTCGGGGTGCGCAAGCCCTCGCGGCGGATCTACGCCATCGCCTGCGAGCAGCTCGGCGTGGAGCCTGACGAGTGCCTCCTCGTCGACGACCTCGAGCACAACCTCGTCGGAGCCGCCCGGCTCGGTATCGAGGGCATCCACCACCACCGCGCGGACGAGACGATCGTCGCCGTCCGGAAGGCCCTGGGGCTCGCGGTCAACACTCCCACCACCTGA
- a CDS encoding acyl-CoA dehydrogenase family protein: MFELSERGQDYRDRLLAFMDEHVYPAESVYRQQMTAAGDPNHHPQILEDLKAEARRQGLWNLFHPHPEWGPGLTNLEYAHLAEITGRSIELAPEATNCNAPDTGNMEVLTLFGSDEHKEKYLRPLLDGEMASAFAMTEPAVASSDATNIETRMVRDGDEYVINGRKWWTSNALHKNCKVMIVMGKTDPDAPTHRQQSMMVVPIDTAGVTIERGLSVFGYMDREGHAEVTFTDVRVPVDALLAGEGDGFMISQARLGPGRIHHCMRAIGVAERALDMMIDRAQSRTAFGEPIANRANIMDWVAEARIEIEMARLLTLKAAHMMDTVGNKVARTEIAAIKVAAPNVALKVIDRAIQVHGGGGVSDDFPLAMWYAHMRTLRLADGPDEVHKMTIARREYRRRSPEWGRKK; the protein is encoded by the coding sequence ATGTTCGAACTCAGTGAACGCGGACAGGACTACCGCGACCGGCTGCTCGCCTTCATGGACGAGCACGTCTACCCGGCCGAGTCGGTCTACCGGCAGCAGATGACTGCGGCCGGTGACCCCAACCACCATCCCCAGATCCTGGAGGACCTCAAGGCGGAGGCGCGCCGTCAGGGCCTGTGGAACCTCTTCCACCCGCACCCCGAGTGGGGCCCGGGCCTGACCAACCTCGAGTACGCGCACCTGGCCGAGATCACCGGTCGCAGCATCGAGCTCGCCCCCGAGGCGACCAACTGCAATGCTCCCGACACCGGCAACATGGAGGTGCTCACCCTCTTCGGATCCGACGAGCACAAGGAGAAGTACCTGCGACCGCTCCTCGACGGCGAGATGGCCTCCGCCTTCGCGATGACGGAGCCGGCCGTCGCCAGCTCGGACGCGACGAACATCGAGACCCGCATGGTCCGCGACGGTGACGAGTACGTCATCAACGGTCGTAAGTGGTGGACCTCGAACGCCCTGCACAAGAACTGCAAGGTCATGATCGTCATGGGCAAGACCGACCCCGACGCCCCGACCCACCGGCAGCAGTCGATGATGGTCGTGCCGATCGACACTGCGGGGGTGACGATCGAGCGGGGTCTGTCGGTGTTCGGCTACATGGACCGTGAGGGCCACGCCGAGGTGACCTTCACCGACGTGCGGGTGCCCGTCGACGCCCTGCTTGCCGGTGAGGGGGACGGCTTCATGATCAGCCAGGCACGTCTCGGGCCGGGGCGCATCCACCACTGCATGCGCGCCATCGGCGTGGCCGAGCGTGCACTGGACATGATGATCGACCGGGCGCAGAGCCGCACGGCGTTCGGAGAGCCGATCGCGAACCGGGCCAACATCATGGACTGGGTGGCCGAGGCGCGCATCGAGATCGAGATGGCCCGGCTGCTCACCCTCAAGGCCGCGCACATGATGGACACGGTCGGCAACAAGGTGGCCCGTACCGAGATCGCGGCGATCAAGGTGGCCGCTCCGAACGTCGCGCTCAAGGTGATCGACCGAGCCATCCAGGTGCACGGTGGCGGCGGCGTGAGCGATGACTTCCCGCTGGCCATGTGGTATGCGCACATGCGTACGCTGCGTCTCGCGGACGGGCCCGACGAGGTGCACAAGATGACCATCGCCCGTCGCGAGTACCGTCGGCGCAGTCCCGAGTGGGGGCGGAAGAAGTAA
- a CDS encoding phosphotransferase family protein, which yields MNDVSEGLDTRAMSEWLQGLEVGLQPPVDFERVGLGQSNLTYLATDAKGARLVMRRPPLGELLASAHDVAREHRILSALQGTDVPVPLVHGLCQDAAVTDVPVLVVDFVEGAVLDDRRDAEALDPAARHHVGFSLVDTLTHIHALDLEQVGLADLASHKPYGARQLRRWSQQWDLSRTRDLPDLERLTERLAARDPGPGEVRLVHGDSHLRNVIIDPDGADVRAILDWELCTLGDPLADLGTLLAYWPQAGDPPTMRFDASTVSGFATRTELVEHYAQVSGRDVTSVPFWHALGLWKLGIILEGVRRRQLDDPRNLTAMGEIPAKAVDELVACAHVVLDDAD from the coding sequence ATGAACGACGTGAGCGAGGGCCTGGACACCCGGGCCATGAGCGAGTGGCTCCAGGGCCTGGAGGTCGGTCTGCAGCCTCCTGTGGACTTCGAGCGGGTCGGCCTGGGGCAGTCCAACCTGACCTACCTCGCCACGGACGCGAAGGGGGCACGGCTCGTCATGCGTCGCCCGCCCCTGGGCGAGCTGCTCGCCTCTGCGCACGACGTGGCCCGGGAGCACCGGATCCTCTCGGCGCTGCAGGGCACCGACGTGCCGGTGCCGTTGGTGCACGGGCTCTGTCAGGACGCGGCGGTCACCGACGTGCCGGTTCTCGTCGTGGACTTCGTCGAGGGGGCCGTGCTCGACGACCGTCGTGACGCCGAGGCGCTCGACCCCGCGGCCCGTCATCACGTCGGCTTCTCCCTCGTCGACACGCTGACCCACATCCACGCGCTCGACCTCGAGCAGGTGGGCCTGGCGGACCTGGCCAGCCACAAGCCGTACGGGGCCCGTCAGCTGCGTCGCTGGTCCCAGCAGTGGGACCTCTCCCGCACCCGCGACCTGCCGGACCTGGAGCGGCTCACCGAACGGCTCGCGGCGCGTGACCCCGGCCCCGGGGAGGTGCGCCTGGTCCACGGGGACAGCCATCTGCGCAATGTGATCATCGACCCGGACGGTGCCGACGTGCGCGCCATCCTCGACTGGGAGCTGTGCACGCTGGGAGACCCCCTGGCCGACCTCGGCACCCTCCTGGCCTACTGGCCGCAGGCCGGTGACCCCCCGACGATGCGCTTCGACGCCTCGACCGTCAGTGGCTTCGCCACCCGCACGGAGCTGGTCGAGCACTACGCGCAGGTCTCGGGCCGGGACGTGACGTCCGTCCCGTTCTGGCACGCGTTGGGGCTGTGGAAGCTCGGGATCATCCTCGAGGGGGTGCGCCGGCGTCAGCTCGACGACCCGCGCAACCTCACGGCGATGGGGGAGATCCCCGCCAAGGCGGTCGACGAACTCGTGGCCTGCGCGCACGTCGTGCTGGACGACGCCGATTAG
- a CDS encoding TetR/AcrR family transcriptional regulator has product MSSESDTASAPPDLVDPTKLGVQPQTARGQRTRNALIAAARTVFERDGYVDSRLVDIVAEAKCSIGSFYTWFDSKEEVFAAVLHEAQSEMLHPGTNRIETSDDPVAIIDASNRAYFEAYRRNARLNLLLQQVSAVDPRFREMRRARASAFVTRNARAIADLQARGVADRAVDPEMAAKALSGMVSRLAYEVFALGDHGPQSDQESVDDLVGTATRLWTNALGLTAPELRAD; this is encoded by the coding sequence ATGTCCAGCGAGAGCGACACCGCCAGCGCCCCACCGGACCTCGTCGACCCGACGAAGCTGGGCGTGCAACCGCAGACGGCCCGGGGGCAACGCACCCGTAACGCCCTGATCGCAGCGGCTCGCACCGTCTTCGAGCGCGACGGCTACGTCGACTCCCGCCTCGTGGACATCGTCGCCGAGGCGAAGTGCTCGATCGGCAGCTTCTACACGTGGTTCGACAGCAAGGAGGAGGTCTTCGCCGCCGTCCTGCACGAGGCGCAGAGCGAGATGCTCCACCCGGGGACCAACCGGATCGAGACCTCCGACGACCCGGTGGCGATCATCGACGCGAGCAACCGGGCCTACTTCGAGGCGTACCGGCGCAATGCCCGACTCAACCTGCTCCTGCAGCAGGTCTCGGCGGTCGACCCGCGCTTCCGCGAGATGCGCCGCGCGCGGGCCAGCGCCTTCGTCACGCGCAACGCCAGGGCGATCGCCGACCTGCAGGCCCGCGGGGTCGCCGACCGGGCAGTCGATCCCGAGATGGCGGCGAAGGCCCTGTCCGGCATGGTCTCGAGGCTGGCCTACGAGGTCTTCGCTCTGGGCGATCACGGCCCGCAGTCGGACCAGGAGTCCGTCGACGACCTCGTGGGCACCGCCACCCGGTTGTGGACAAACGCCCTGGGCCTGACCGCGCCGGAGCTGCGCGCGGACTGA
- a CDS encoding SDR family oxidoreductase has product MDISSLFSLDGRVALITGGSRGIGRMIAEGLLSQGARVYISARKAEACRETAAELSALGRCVALPGDVSTTEGIAALLADFGEHEDHLDILVNNAGAAWGQPFDEFPESGWDKVMDLNVKAPFFLTQAAKPLLLAGHQRGGHLAKVINIASIDGLSLNPLETYSYHASKAGIVHLTKRMATRLAPEGIVVSAIAPGAFASTMNKEARDHAEEISAHIPSGRIGRSEDMAAAAIYLASTAGDYVVGSTLTVDGGVTIAR; this is encoded by the coding sequence ATGGACATCTCCTCCCTCTTCTCCCTCGACGGCCGCGTCGCCCTGATCACCGGCGGCTCCCGCGGTATCGGCCGGATGATCGCCGAGGGCCTGCTCAGCCAGGGTGCCCGGGTCTACATCAGTGCCCGCAAGGCCGAGGCCTGCCGGGAGACGGCCGCCGAGCTGTCCGCACTCGGCCGGTGCGTCGCCCTCCCCGGCGACGTGTCCACGACCGAGGGGATCGCCGCCCTCCTCGCCGACTTCGGCGAGCACGAGGACCACCTCGACATCCTGGTCAACAACGCCGGGGCCGCCTGGGGCCAACCCTTCGACGAGTTCCCCGAGAGCGGCTGGGACAAGGTCATGGATCTCAACGTCAAGGCCCCCTTCTTCCTCACCCAGGCAGCCAAGCCCCTCCTGCTGGCCGGTCACCAGCGCGGCGGGCACCTGGCCAAGGTCATCAACATCGCCTCGATCGACGGGCTGTCCCTCAACCCACTCGAGACGTACTCGTACCACGCCAGCAAGGCCGGGATCGTCCACCTCACCAAGCGGATGGCCACCCGTCTGGCACCCGAGGGCATCGTCGTCAGCGCGATCGCCCCCGGCGCCTTCGCCTCGACCATGAACAAGGAGGCCCGCGACCACGCCGAGGAGATCTCCGCGCACATCCCCTCCGGCCGCATCGGCCGATCCGAGGACATGGCCGCCGCAGCGATCTACCTCGCCTCCACGGCGGGCGACTACGTCGTCGGCAGCACCCTGACCGTCGACGGCGGGGTCACCATCGCCCGGTGA
- a CDS encoding NADP-dependent oxidoreductase — translation MSWSSQEARLAERPTGRPDASTWDITTVEVPDPEPGQFLVKVDLISLDPAMRGWLNDVRSYIPPVGVGEVMRAFTSGEVVASQHPDFAVGDAVSGVLGVREYALSDGKGVTKLDLDVAPAATWLGALGMPGMTAYFGLEDVGRAQPGETVLVSAAAGAVGSTVVQLAKAKGCRVIGVAGGPEKVAWLRELGCDEAIDRREGNLVRQVRRAAPDGVDVYFDNVGGELLDAALANLARGARIAICGAIASYNEESLPPGPSRYMSLLVFRATMQGFVVFDYEDRYPEAVAAIARLVDQGQFVATETTLVGGVAGFPEALLGLFDGVNTGKLLLQA, via the coding sequence ATGAGCTGGTCATCGCAGGAGGCCCGTCTCGCCGAGCGACCGACAGGTCGCCCGGACGCGAGCACGTGGGACATCACCACGGTGGAGGTCCCGGACCCCGAGCCGGGACAGTTCCTCGTCAAGGTCGACCTCATCTCGCTCGACCCGGCCATGCGCGGCTGGCTCAACGACGTGCGCTCCTACATCCCGCCAGTCGGCGTGGGGGAGGTGATGCGGGCCTTCACCTCCGGGGAGGTGGTGGCCTCCCAGCACCCCGACTTCGCGGTCGGGGACGCCGTCAGCGGCGTCCTGGGAGTGCGCGAGTACGCCCTGTCCGACGGGAAGGGGGTGACGAAGCTCGATCTCGACGTGGCCCCCGCCGCCACTTGGCTCGGTGCGCTCGGCATGCCGGGTATGACCGCCTACTTCGGCCTCGAGGACGTCGGTCGTGCCCAGCCGGGTGAGACAGTGCTCGTCTCGGCGGCGGCCGGGGCCGTGGGCAGCACGGTCGTCCAGCTCGCCAAGGCCAAGGGGTGTCGCGTCATCGGCGTCGCCGGCGGGCCGGAGAAGGTCGCGTGGTTGCGTGAGCTCGGGTGCGACGAGGCCATCGACCGTCGTGAGGGCAACCTCGTGCGCCAGGTGCGCCGCGCCGCCCCGGATGGAGTGGACGTCTACTTCGACAACGTCGGCGGCGAGCTGCTCGACGCCGCACTGGCCAACCTCGCACGCGGCGCGCGCATCGCGATCTGCGGCGCGATCGCCTCCTACAACGAGGAGTCCCTGCCCCCGGGGCCCAGCCGCTACATGTCGTTGCTCGTCTTCCGCGCGACCATGCAGGGGTTCGTCGTCTTCGACTACGAGGACCGCTACCCCGAGGCGGTCGCCGCCATCGCCCGGCTCGTCGACCAGGGGCAGTTCGTCGCCACCGAGACCACCCTCGTCGGCGGCGTCGCCGGGTTCCCCGAGGCGCTGCTCGGCCTCTTCGACGGGGTCAACACCGGCAAGCTGCTCCTCCAGGCCTGA